From Pseudoalteromonas sp. DL-6, one genomic window encodes:
- a CDS encoding DUF72 domain-containing protein has product MLYIGCPQWSSNAWKGNLFSRQCKSADMLSEYAQHFNSVEGNTSFYADPSPDTVLRWAASVPEDFKFTFKFHRRFSHELQLSNVQHELTNWLNLFAPLLEKTGQIMLQLPKAFAPQHLAKLGAFIELLPKELNYGVEVRHPDFFKKGEAEIALNQLLMAHNINRIAMDTRALFAVKPTTEALIDAQQKKPHLPVHAIATGSQPMARFVIADLKNDYKTFYQPWLSKVTQWLDEGKSPYVFFHTADNREAPLLARQFCQDLRYNHNVLNPFSGEKEAHQQALF; this is encoded by the coding sequence ATGCTATATATTGGATGCCCGCAGTGGTCGAGCAACGCATGGAAAGGAAACTTATTTTCACGCCAGTGTAAAAGTGCCGATATGCTTAGCGAATATGCGCAGCATTTTAATTCGGTGGAAGGTAACACCAGTTTTTATGCCGATCCCTCACCTGACACTGTATTACGGTGGGCTGCCAGTGTACCTGAGGATTTTAAATTTACCTTTAAATTTCATCGGCGCTTTAGTCACGAACTCCAACTTAGTAACGTGCAACATGAGCTAACTAATTGGCTTAATTTATTCGCCCCACTACTTGAAAAAACAGGGCAAATAATGCTGCAATTACCTAAAGCGTTTGCCCCACAACATTTAGCTAAGCTTGGCGCTTTTATTGAGTTACTTCCTAAAGAGCTAAACTATGGGGTCGAGGTACGCCACCCTGATTTTTTCAAAAAAGGTGAGGCCGAAATCGCACTTAATCAACTTTTAATGGCACACAATATAAATCGCATTGCTATGGATACTCGGGCGCTCTTTGCGGTAAAGCCAACCACCGAAGCGCTAATAGACGCCCAACAAAAAAAGCCCCACTTACCAGTGCACGCTATTGCTACGGGCTCGCAGCCTATGGCGCGCTTTGTTATTGCTGATTTAAAAAACGATTATAAGACCTTTTATCAGCCTTGGCTTAGCAAAGTAACCCAGTGGCTCGATGAGGGCAAAAGCCCCTATGTGTTTTTTCATACCGCTGATAACCGCGAAGCGCCGCTGCTGGCTCGCCAGTTTTGCCAAGATTTGAGGTATAATCACAACGTACTCAATCCATTTAGTGGCGAAAAAGAAGCCCACCAGCAAGCACTTTTTTAA
- the cmoB gene encoding tRNA 5-methoxyuridine(34)/uridine 5-oxyacetic acid(34) synthase CmoB, giving the protein MSAWFNQFYAAIAQSPLSHWLETLPAQLKHWQQEASHGDLPQWQKVLKNLPEVSTNQVDIVSKVAIGAPGEMTEGEKKQTTHLLKRMMPWRKGPFNVHGIDINTEWRSDWKWDRLLPHIEPLKGRTVLDIGCGSGYHLWRMRGEGAQFVVGIDPSDLFLCQFQAIKHFNPDENVHLLPLGVEALPELKAFDTVFSMGVLYHRRSPIDFLAQLKAQLRPSGELVLETLVIEGDENTVLVPTDRYAKMRNVWFIPSTAALKLWMERVGFKDVQIKDCAITTLDEQRKTDWMENESLVDFLDPTDTSKTIEGYPAPLRAILTAKA; this is encoded by the coding sequence ATGTCTGCATGGTTTAACCAATTTTACGCTGCTATTGCACAAAGCCCACTTAGCCACTGGCTAGAAACCTTGCCTGCGCAATTAAAGCATTGGCAACAAGAGGCCAGCCATGGCGATTTGCCTCAATGGCAAAAAGTACTAAAAAACTTACCTGAGGTATCGACAAACCAAGTTGATATTGTCAGCAAAGTAGCAATAGGCGCGCCTGGCGAAATGACTGAAGGCGAAAAAAAGCAAACCACGCATTTATTAAAACGAATGATGCCTTGGCGTAAAGGCCCATTTAATGTGCACGGTATCGACATTAATACAGAATGGCGCAGTGACTGGAAATGGGATCGACTCCTACCGCATATTGAGCCATTAAAAGGCCGTACTGTATTAGATATTGGTTGTGGCTCGGGATATCACTTATGGCGTATGCGCGGTGAAGGTGCACAGTTTGTGGTGGGTATTGATCCATCTGACTTATTTTTGTGCCAGTTTCAGGCAATTAAACACTTCAACCCTGATGAAAACGTGCATTTATTACCATTAGGTGTAGAAGCCCTGCCAGAGCTTAAAGCATTTGATACGGTATTTTCGATGGGAGTACTTTATCACCGTCGCTCACCTATCGACTTTTTAGCGCAATTAAAGGCACAGCTTCGCCCTAGTGGTGAGCTAGTACTTGAAACTTTAGTTATTGAAGGCGATGAAAACACCGTATTGGTTCCGACCGACCGCTACGCAAAAATGCGTAATGTATGGTTTATTCCAAGCACTGCGGCATTAAAATTGTGGATGGAACGTGTTGGCTTTAAAGATGTGCAAATTAAAGATTGTGCTATTACAACGCTCGACGAGCAGCGTAAAACTGACTGGATGGAAAACGAATCTTTAGTTGACTTTTTAGACCCCACTGACACCAGTAAAACCATTGAAGGCTACCCAGCTCCACTTAGAGCGATACTTACAGCAAAAGCCTAA
- a CDS encoding DUF3334 family protein gives MSKSKVISTDDILATLCHSVTGVLSSASGNEISYSAMVQKITRTCMRPDIGCFVLFDGGFTGLVVTNFTAQAAMEIYGDYMRNMGMPEDEIAHSHLSDDVSNVMGELMNQIVGDFTSKVREQLHTSITQNQPKMMAINKQVQISVDTTMDRPQARRVTFTTRNQNIFYLELAMDKTEFIKLHDFDIVEAVDPDDIIANEAKQKADKEKAKQPKQDDSDDDFMAELGL, from the coding sequence ATGAGCAAAAGTAAGGTTATTAGTACCGACGATATATTAGCAACATTATGCCACTCAGTAACGGGTGTACTTTCATCAGCCAGCGGCAACGAGATCAGCTATTCAGCCATGGTACAAAAAATTACCCGCACCTGTATGCGACCAGACATAGGTTGTTTTGTTTTATTTGACGGCGGCTTTACCGGCTTAGTTGTTACCAACTTTACGGCGCAAGCGGCGATGGAAATTTATGGCGATTACATGCGTAACATGGGTATGCCAGAAGACGAAATTGCACACAGCCACTTGTCTGATGACGTTTCAAACGTGATGGGCGAGTTGATGAACCAAATAGTGGGCGACTTCACGTCAAAAGTGCGTGAACAGCTACATACCTCTATTACTCAAAATCAGCCAAAAATGATGGCCATTAACAAGCAAGTGCAAATATCGGTTGATACCACTATGGATCGCCCGCAAGCACGCCGCGTAACGTTTACGACTCGCAATCAAAATATCTTTTATTTAGAATTAGCGATGGATAAAACAGAGTTTATTAAACTTCACGACTTTGACATTGTAGAAGCTGTAGACCCAGACGACATTATCGCAAACGAAGCCAAGCAAAAAGCGGATAAAGAAAAAGCAAAACAGCCAAAGCAAGATGATAGCGACGACGACTTTATGGCCGAATTAGGGCTTTAA
- the purM gene encoding phosphoribosylformylglycinamidine cyclo-ligase, giving the protein MSEQKQSLSYKDAGVDIDAGNALVERIKGVVKKTRRPEVMGGIGGFGALCEIPEGYKQPVLVAGTDGVGTKLRLAIDLKKHDTVGIDLVAMCVNDLIVQGAEPLFFLDYYATGKLDVDTAADVVTGIGKGCEISGCALIGGETAEMPGMYDGEDYDMAGFCTGVVEKSKIIDGTKVAAGDQLIALASSGPHSNGFSLIRKVLEVSNADTNQVIDGKTLGEHLLEPTRIYVKPLLELFKQVDVHALSHITGGGFWENIPRVLPESAKAVVKGDSWQWPSVFSWLQENGNITTHEMYRTFNCGVGMVLVVPADQLENSLNILKDLGENAWHLGEIQDAVAGEEQVEIVGGAA; this is encoded by the coding sequence GTGAGCGAACAAAAACAGTCTCTAAGCTATAAAGACGCGGGCGTAGATATCGACGCTGGTAATGCACTTGTTGAGCGTATTAAAGGCGTAGTTAAAAAAACTCGTCGTCCTGAAGTGATGGGCGGAATTGGTGGTTTTGGCGCACTTTGCGAAATTCCTGAAGGTTATAAGCAACCCGTACTTGTAGCAGGCACTGACGGTGTTGGCACTAAGTTACGTTTAGCAATTGACCTTAAAAAGCACGATACTGTAGGTATCGACTTAGTTGCGATGTGTGTAAATGATTTAATAGTACAAGGCGCTGAACCCCTGTTTTTTCTAGATTACTATGCAACGGGTAAACTAGATGTAGACACAGCAGCCGACGTAGTAACCGGTATTGGTAAAGGTTGTGAAATTTCAGGTTGTGCCCTAATTGGTGGCGAAACAGCTGAAATGCCAGGTATGTATGATGGTGAAGACTACGACATGGCAGGCTTTTGTACCGGTGTAGTAGAAAAATCAAAAATTATTGATGGCACTAAAGTAGCCGCAGGCGATCAGCTAATTGCGCTTGCTTCTAGTGGTCCACACTCAAACGGTTTCTCACTAATTCGTAAAGTATTAGAAGTCTCTAACGCTGATACTAACCAAGTGATTGATGGCAAAACCTTAGGTGAGCATCTTTTAGAACCAACACGCATTTACGTTAAACCATTACTTGAGTTATTCAAGCAAGTAGATGTGCATGCTCTTTCGCATATTACTGGTGGCGGCTTTTGGGAAAATATCCCACGCGTATTACCTGAATCTGCAAAAGCAGTTGTTAAAGGTGATAGCTGGCAGTGGCCTTCTGTGTTTAGCTGGTTACAAGAAAATGGCAACATTACCACTCATGAAATGTACCGTACATTTAACTGTGGTGTGGGCATGGTGTTAGTTGTACCTGCTGATCAACTTGAAAACAGCTTAAACATTTTAAAAGATCTTGGCGAGAATGCATGGCACCTTGGTGAAATTCAAGATGCGGTTGCAGGCGAAGAGCAAGTTGAAATTGTAGGTGGTGCTGCGTAA
- a CDS encoding DUF3108 domain-containing protein — protein sequence MTKNNFLHTARTTQNKKLSAWLFCAGTLLLPTSLVAGELTQYQASYDILRKGANHGTAERTLKKLDNDNYQVTYHSDIEWMIFSDSRQESSTFSFINDKVEPIKYAMIRTGTGPDKKYEINFDRLTKTVTSNTSDYPLKCQWEDKFQDGISYQVQVREGLKKGKTSFSFPLVDKKGNCRDYDFEVVETEMISLPIGNVEAVKVKRLYDNDKRQALAWFAPEMDYMLVRMWKGEKGVEQFEVQMKSFTVINPPALPAEVKNELSPE from the coding sequence TTGACGAAAAACAACTTCCTGCACACGGCGCGCACTACCCAAAATAAAAAATTAAGTGCCTGGCTATTTTGTGCGGGCACTTTATTACTGCCTACCAGCCTGGTTGCAGGTGAGTTAACCCAGTATCAAGCCAGCTACGATATTTTGCGCAAAGGCGCAAATCATGGTACAGCCGAGCGGACGCTTAAAAAACTCGACAATGATAACTATCAAGTCACCTATCACAGCGATATTGAATGGATGATTTTCTCTGACTCACGTCAAGAATCATCAACCTTTAGCTTTATTAATGATAAAGTAGAGCCTATTAAATACGCTATGATCCGCACAGGCACAGGGCCTGACAAAAAGTATGAAATTAACTTTGACCGTCTAACCAAAACGGTTACCAGTAACACCAGCGATTACCCGTTAAAATGCCAATGGGAAGATAAATTCCAAGATGGTATTTCTTATCAAGTACAAGTTCGTGAAGGCCTTAAAAAAGGCAAAACTAGTTTCTCGTTTCCGTTAGTTGATAAAAAAGGTAATTGCCGTGACTACGACTTTGAAGTGGTAGAAACCGAAATGATTTCTTTGCCTATAGGTAATGTAGAAGCAGTAAAAGTTAAACGCTTATACGATAACGATAAACGCCAAGCCTTAGCCTGGTTTGCCCCAGAAATGGATTACATGCTAGTGCGCATGTGGAAGGGTGAAAAAGGTGTGGAGCAGTTTGAAGTGCAAATGAAATCGTTTACCGTGATCAACCCACCTGCTTTACCTGCAGAAGTGAAAAACGAACTATCACCAGAGTAA
- the aspS gene encoding aspartate--tRNA ligase — protein sequence MRSIYCGQLNKTHVDQEVELCGWINKRRDLGGLIFVDLRDREGLVQVVFDPEVEGLMETANKLRQEFCVQLKGIVRARPDSQVNKDMATGEVEILGTGLTIINRSEPMPLDFNQVNSEERRLKYRYLDLRRLEMSDRIKLRAKASSFVRRFLDENGFLDIETPVLTKATPEGARDYLVPSRVHKGSFYALPQSPQLFKQLLMMSGFDRYYQIVKCFRDEDLRADRQPEFTQIDLETSFMSSDQVRGMTEKMIREMWQSLLNVDLGDFPIMPYSEAMSLYGSDKPDLRNPIKLIDVADLVKDVEFKVFSGPANDEKGRVAVLTVPGGASLSRKQLDDYTKFIGIYGAKGLAWMKVNDRDAGVEGVQSPIAKFLNEDVITQLLERTNAQTGDIILFGADKRNTVNEAMGALRLKIGIDLEITNLDSWAPLWVVDFPMFEEDDEGTLHAVHHPFTAPKDISASELEANPAAAISDAYDMVLNGYEVGGGSVRIHNADMQEAAFRILGIEAQEQQDKFGFLLDALKYGTPPHAGLAFGLDRLVMLLCGTDNIRDVIAFPKTTQASCLLTDAPSKANSDSLTELAISVVEKELPSAE from the coding sequence ATGCGCTCTATATACTGCGGACAGCTAAATAAAACTCACGTAGATCAGGAAGTTGAACTATGTGGCTGGATCAACAAACGACGTGACCTTGGCGGACTTATCTTTGTCGATTTACGTGATAGAGAAGGTTTAGTACAAGTTGTATTCGATCCGGAAGTTGAAGGACTAATGGAAACAGCTAACAAACTTCGTCAAGAATTTTGTGTTCAGTTAAAAGGGATTGTACGCGCTCGCCCAGATAGCCAAGTAAATAAAGACATGGCAACCGGCGAAGTAGAAATTTTAGGCACGGGTTTAACTATTATTAACCGCTCTGAGCCTATGCCACTTGATTTTAACCAAGTGAACTCAGAAGAGCGTCGTTTAAAATACCGTTACTTAGATTTACGTCGTTTAGAAATGAGCGACCGCATTAAATTACGTGCTAAAGCAAGCAGCTTTGTACGTCGCTTTTTAGATGAAAATGGCTTTTTAGATATCGAAACGCCAGTGCTAACTAAAGCAACGCCTGAAGGTGCTCGCGATTACTTAGTACCGAGTCGTGTTCATAAAGGTAGCTTTTACGCATTACCACAGTCACCACAGTTATTTAAGCAATTGTTGATGATGTCGGGTTTTGACCGTTACTACCAAATTGTTAAATGTTTCCGTGATGAAGACTTACGTGCTGACCGTCAACCTGAGTTTACTCAAATAGATTTAGAAACCTCGTTCATGAGCTCTGATCAAGTACGTGGTATGACAGAGAAAATGATCCGTGAAATGTGGCAGTCATTACTAAATGTTGATTTAGGTGATTTCCCAATTATGCCTTACTCTGAGGCAATGAGCTTATATGGTTCTGATAAGCCAGACTTACGTAACCCAATAAAGCTAATTGATGTAGCCGATTTAGTAAAAGACGTAGAGTTTAAAGTATTCTCAGGCCCAGCAAATGATGAAAAAGGCCGTGTTGCAGTACTAACGGTACCAGGTGGCGCATCACTTTCTCGTAAGCAACTAGATGATTACACTAAGTTTATTGGTATTTACGGTGCTAAAGGTTTAGCATGGATGAAAGTAAATGACCGCGATGCAGGCGTTGAGGGCGTGCAATCGCCAATCGCTAAATTCTTAAATGAAGACGTGATCACGCAGTTACTTGAACGTACTAATGCACAAACAGGCGATATCATTTTATTTGGTGCGGATAAACGCAACACCGTAAATGAAGCCATGGGCGCACTTCGTTTAAAAATTGGTATTGATTTAGAAATCACTAATTTAGATAGCTGGGCACCACTTTGGGTTGTTGACTTCCCAATGTTTGAAGAAGATGACGAAGGCACATTACACGCTGTACACCATCCATTTACTGCACCAAAAGATATTAGTGCCAGTGAGCTTGAAGCAAACCCAGCAGCGGCTATTTCAGATGCTTACGATATGGTATTAAACGGCTACGAAGTGGGCGGTGGTTCGGTACGTATTCATAATGCAGATATGCAAGAAGCGGCATTTAGAATTTTAGGTATTGAAGCGCAAGAGCAGCAAGATAAATTTGGTTTCTTACTTGATGCACTTAAATACGGCACACCACCGCATGCTGGTTTAGCGTTCGGTTTAGACCGTTTAGTTATGTTGTTATGTGGTACTGATAACATTCGTGACGTTATTGCTTTCCCTAAAACAACACAGGCATCGTGCTTATTAACCGATGCGCCTAGCAAAGCAAACAGCGATTCGCTGACAGAGCTTGCTATTAGTGTAGTTGAGAAAGAATTACCAAGCGCAGAATAA
- the cmoA gene encoding carboxy-S-adenosyl-L-methionine synthase CmoA — MSIKDSIYASEQQVKDFSFDQNVVEVFPDMIQRSVPGYATIVSTMGKLAGEYAQPNSNLYDLGCSLGAVTLSMRRNIQTDSCHIIAVDNSQAMVERCKVHLQGFRSDVPVTVTLGDINELDIQNASVVAMNFTLQFIPPVQRKAVLEKIYANLKPGGVLLLSEKIKAENEQCDNLLIDLHHDFKRHNGYSELEISQKRTAIENVMRPDTLSTHTQRLSDIGFSQTQVWYQCFNFCSMVAIK, encoded by the coding sequence GTGAGTATAAAAGACAGTATTTATGCCTCTGAGCAACAAGTAAAAGACTTTAGTTTTGATCAAAACGTGGTTGAAGTATTTCCCGACATGATCCAACGCTCGGTACCCGGTTACGCCACCATAGTAAGTACCATGGGAAAATTAGCGGGTGAGTATGCTCAGCCAAATTCAAATTTGTATGACCTAGGCTGCTCGTTAGGGGCGGTTACCCTAAGTATGCGCCGTAATATTCAAACTGATAGCTGTCATATTATTGCTGTAGATAACTCACAAGCCATGGTGGAGCGTTGTAAGGTCCATTTACAAGGGTTTAGATCAGACGTTCCTGTAACTGTTACTTTAGGTGATATTAACGAGCTTGATATACAAAATGCCTCAGTAGTAGCGATGAATTTCACCCTGCAGTTTATTCCACCAGTGCAGCGCAAAGCGGTACTTGAAAAAATATACGCTAATTTAAAACCCGGTGGCGTTTTGCTATTAAGTGAAAAAATTAAAGCCGAAAACGAGCAATGCGATAACTTACTTATAGACTTGCACCACGACTTTAAACGTCATAATGGCTACTCTGAGCTGGAAATAAGCCAAAAGCGTACCGCCATTGAAAACGTAATGCGCCCCGATACACTTAGCACACATACACAACGTTTAAGCGACATTGGTTTTAGCCAAACGCAAGTGTGGTATCAATGTTTTAATTTTTGCTCAATGGTAGCAATTAAATAA
- a CDS encoding pentapeptide repeat-containing protein has product MSELFKDSHYFDQPFLNFTANAKRFSDIEFEQCQFIDCDFSHSQFNACRFIECEFINCNLTELNWNYSSLEEVSFANCKLNSIMWGQVNWPQLALTSPVSFKQCELSHSSFFELQLKALTMTNCFAKDVDFRHANLTQSNFSDTDFRDSLFHQTNLRKANFVGATQFNIDITSNDVSNAKFERLEALNLLAGLDIELVD; this is encoded by the coding sequence ATGAGCGAGCTATTTAAAGATAGTCATTATTTCGATCAGCCATTTTTAAACTTTACAGCAAATGCAAAGCGCTTTAGCGATATTGAGTTTGAACAATGTCAGTTTATTGATTGCGATTTTAGTCACAGCCAGTTTAATGCCTGTCGGTTTATAGAGTGTGAGTTTATTAACTGTAATTTGACTGAGCTTAATTGGAATTACAGCTCACTAGAAGAGGTGAGCTTTGCAAATTGTAAACTCAATAGCATAATGTGGGGACAAGTAAATTGGCCGCAATTAGCGCTAACGTCACCGGTGAGTTTTAAACAGTGTGAGCTGAGCCATAGTTCGTTTTTTGAATTACAGTTAAAAGCGTTAACAATGACGAACTGTTTTGCCAAAGATGTCGATTTTAGGCACGCTAACTTAACTCAAAGCAACTTCTCGGATACTGACTTTAGAGACAGCCTGTTTCATCAAACTAATTTGAGGAAAGCAAACTTTGTTGGCGCAACGCAATTTAATATTGATATAACAAGCAATGATGTGAGTAATGCAAAGTTTGAACGGCTTGAAGCGTTAAACTTATTAGCTGGACTTGATATCGAGCTGGTTGATTAG
- the purN gene encoding phosphoribosylglycinamide formyltransferase: MAPTRLVVLISGSGSNLQAIIDACESGEINAHIAAVISNKADAYGLERAKNAGIATQVLSHKEFDSREAYDAQLMHIIDSFEPNLVVLAGFMRILTPSLVQKYVGKMLNIHPSLLPKYQGLNTHQRAIDAKDDVHGVSVHFVTEELDGGPVILQAKVPVLADDTADTLAKRVHAQEHIIYPLVVKWFSEQRLTMEADYAVLDEKQLPAHGAHYPK, from the coding sequence ATGGCACCCACTCGTCTAGTAGTTTTGATCTCAGGCAGTGGCTCAAATTTACAAGCCATTATTGATGCCTGTGAAAGCGGCGAGATAAACGCTCATATTGCGGCTGTTATTAGTAATAAAGCAGACGCATATGGGTTAGAGCGTGCAAAAAATGCAGGCATTGCAACGCAAGTACTGAGTCATAAAGAGTTTGACTCCCGCGAAGCATACGATGCCCAGTTAATGCATATAATTGACTCTTTTGAACCAAATCTAGTTGTATTAGCTGGGTTTATGCGTATTCTAACTCCTAGCTTAGTGCAAAAATATGTTGGAAAAATGTTGAACATTCATCCATCTTTGTTGCCTAAGTACCAGGGGCTGAATACCCACCAAAGAGCAATTGATGCAAAAGACGACGTTCACGGCGTTAGTGTTCACTTTGTAACTGAAGAATTAGACGGCGGGCCCGTTATTCTTCAAGCCAAGGTGCCTGTATTAGCAGACGATACTGCAGATACGCTCGCTAAACGTGTGCATGCACAAGAGCACATAATTTATCCTTTGGTGGTCAAGTGGTTCAGTGAACAACGACTTACGATGGAAGCAGATTATGCAGTTCTTGACGAAAAACAACTTCCTGCACACGGCGCGCACTACCCAAAATAA
- a CDS encoding YgjP-like metallopeptidase domain-containing protein, with the protein MSEYARYFTGYPANIVEQVLGLIKAGKVSEYLLKKHPQAHRITSDKLLYSYATELKKQYLKNAPPFGRAAFKKQGDMVTNALGTHTYRMQGKTRKHDLAINSDLLHAPEPLLKALVVHELAHFKEKDHNKGFYKLCCHMEPQYHQLELDLRIFCVAIAMGENPYN; encoded by the coding sequence ATGAGTGAATACGCACGTTACTTTACCGGCTACCCTGCCAATATCGTTGAGCAAGTATTAGGACTAATAAAAGCAGGAAAGGTAAGTGAGTATTTACTTAAAAAGCACCCGCAGGCGCATCGTATTACCAGTGATAAGTTACTGTATAGCTACGCCACTGAGCTTAAAAAGCAGTATTTAAAAAACGCCCCGCCATTTGGACGCGCTGCGTTTAAAAAACAAGGTGATATGGTCACCAATGCGCTCGGAACTCACACCTATCGTATGCAAGGTAAAACCCGCAAGCACGATTTAGCAATAAACAGCGATTTATTGCACGCCCCTGAGCCATTATTAAAAGCATTAGTAGTGCACGAACTCGCGCATTTTAAGGAAAAAGACCATAACAAAGGCTTTTATAAATTATGCTGCCATATGGAGCCGCAGTACCATCAGCTAGAGCTGGATTTACGGATTTTTTGTGTAGCTATTGCGATGGGTGAGAATCCGTATAATTGA
- a CDS encoding class II glutamine amidotransferase has translation MCELLGMSANVPTDICFSFSGLLERGGNTGPHKDGWGITFYEGKGCRTFKDPEPSYQSEIAKLVKAYPIKSVSVISHIRQGNRGRVCLENTHPFTRELWGREITYAHNGQLSNYHDLKPEYYRPVGNTDSELAFCWLLDKIREKYPKRPSNMASVFRYAAKLSHTLREKGVFNMLLTDGVFVLAYCTNNLHYITRRAPFGKATLIDADMVVDFQQETTPNDVVTVIATRPLTNDERWQKMQPGEFALFKMGELM, from the coding sequence ATGTGTGAATTACTTGGCATGTCAGCCAATGTGCCAACGGATATTTGTTTTAGTTTTTCAGGGTTGTTGGAGCGTGGTGGAAATACTGGCCCGCATAAAGACGGCTGGGGTATTACTTTTTATGAAGGTAAAGGCTGCAGAACCTTTAAAGATCCAGAGCCAAGTTACCAGTCAGAAATAGCAAAGCTGGTAAAAGCGTACCCAATTAAAAGCGTATCGGTTATTAGTCATATTCGCCAAGGGAATCGTGGTCGGGTGTGTCTTGAAAACACTCATCCGTTTACCCGAGAGTTGTGGGGGCGCGAAATAACCTATGCACACAATGGGCAGCTTTCAAATTATCACGATTTAAAACCAGAGTATTATCGACCTGTGGGAAACACCGACAGTGAACTCGCTTTTTGTTGGTTACTTGACAAAATTCGCGAAAAATACCCAAAGCGTCCAAGTAATATGGCATCGGTTTTTAGATACGCCGCCAAGCTTTCGCATACGCTACGTGAAAAGGGCGTATTTAATATGTTATTGACCGATGGTGTATTTGTTTTAGCGTATTGTACTAATAACTTACATTATATAACGCGCCGTGCACCATTTGGTAAAGCTACATTGATTGATGCTGACATGGTGGTCGACTTTCAACAAGAAACCACACCAAACGATGTAGTAACGGTTATAGCAACAAGGCCATTAACTAATGATGAGCGCTGGCAAAAAATGCAGCCAGGAGAGTTTGCGTTATTTAAAATGGGTGAATTAATGTAG
- a CDS encoding alpha/beta hydrolase, whose amino-acid sequence MLKIIKKRLMLSALTLSSTLFASSSYAQDDAIIDESRNRSIPVKITLPANHLKCSAQVKCPVVFVNAGYGISHNEYTFASKLFNAQGYLSIAVAHELKSDPALNRAQPYLTTRMENWHRGVVTLKFLVNELSVKYPEYDFTKLTLFGHSNGGDISALYAAIYPNEVSQLITLDHRRMLLPRNKNTRVLTLRGSDYPADANVLLTDKELTVYPVTQTLIAESRHNDMYDGGPKWLVDRMSKEVAAFLDE is encoded by the coding sequence ATGTTAAAAATTATAAAAAAGCGTTTAATGTTAAGTGCACTGACTTTAAGCTCTACGCTATTTGCATCATCAAGTTATGCCCAAGACGATGCAATCATTGATGAAAGTCGTAATCGCTCTATACCTGTAAAAATTACCCTACCAGCTAACCACCTTAAGTGCAGCGCGCAAGTCAAATGCCCAGTGGTATTTGTAAATGCAGGATATGGCATTAGCCACAATGAATACACTTTTGCGAGTAAGTTATTTAATGCGCAAGGTTATTTAAGCATTGCGGTAGCGCATGAGCTTAAAAGTGACCCTGCACTTAATCGTGCGCAGCCATACCTAACTACTCGTATGGAAAATTGGCACCGGGGTGTTGTAACCCTCAAATTTTTAGTCAACGAGCTAAGTGTTAAATACCCTGAGTATGATTTTACAAAACTCACTTTATTTGGTCACTCAAATGGTGGAGATATTTCAGCCTTGTATGCAGCTATTTATCCAAATGAAGTAAGCCAATTAATTACGCTCGATCACCGCCGCATGTTATTGCCACGCAATAAAAACACACGCGTGCTCACACTTCGAGGTAGTGATTACCCAGCCGATGCGAACGTGCTTTTAACCGATAAAGAGTTAACTGTTTATCCTGTTACACAAACGTTGATAGCAGAATCACGTCATAACGATATGTACGATGGCGGCCCTAAATGGCTGGTGGATAGAATGAGTAAAGAGGTAGCGGCGTTTTTAGACGAATAA